In Sphingobacteriaceae bacterium, one genomic interval encodes:
- a CDS encoding ATP-binding cassette domain-containing protein — MSALIKFDNVTIFQDQRPVIGNLSVEVKQGEFVYLIGKTGSGKSSFLKTLYGDLPLINGSGTVCGINLENLKSRQIPYLRRKLGIVFQDFQLLSDRTVYENLRFVMKATGWKVESEIKNKIQDVLKKVSLEGRDQKMPHELSGGEQQRVSIARALVNDPEIILADEPTGNLDPETSEEILKLLKQLCESGRAVLLATHDMIIYNKYKSRTLSFENGRVIES, encoded by the coding sequence ATGTCGGCTTTAATAAAATTTGATAATGTAACCATTTTTCAAGACCAAAGACCTGTGATTGGTAACTTAAGTGTTGAGGTTAAACAGGGAGAGTTTGTGTATTTAATTGGAAAAACCGGTAGCGGAAAAAGTAGTTTTTTAAAAACGCTGTATGGCGATCTTCCATTAATAAACGGCAGTGGTACGGTTTGCGGAATTAATTTGGAGAATTTAAAATCGCGACAAATACCGTATTTAAGGAGAAAACTAGGGATAGTTTTTCAGGATTTTCAATTGTTAAGTGACAGAACAGTTTATGAAAATTTGCGTTTTGTAATGAAAGCAACTGGTTGGAAAGTGGAATCGGAGATTAAAAATAAAATTCAGGATGTATTAAAAAAAGTTTCATTGGAGGGACGTGACCAAAAAATGCCACACGAACTTTCAGGTGGCGAACAACAAAGGGTTAGTATTGCGCGAGCGCTGGTTAATGATCCGGAAATTATTTTAGCCGATGAGCCTACCGGAAATTTAGACCCTGAAACTTCGGAAGAAATTTTAAAATTATTAAAGCAATTGTGTGAAAGTGGTAGGGCAGTCTTATTAGCCACGCACGATATGATTATATATAACAAGTATAAATCGAGAACTTTATCCTTTGAAAATGGTAGGGTGATTGAATCTTAG
- the feoB gene encoding ferrous iron transport protein B: MPLQVLLAGNPNAGKSSLFNALTGLSQKTGNYAGVTVDKYEGFFRINHQDKNYSVNLIDLPGIYSLNPKTIDEHVAFDNLVSEKNKPDVVVVVVDAGNLKRNLLLATQVIDLKYKTVVVLNMMDEAEKQNISININGLQEKLGVPVVAVNSRTGEGIEGVKTAILNATVSHSHFYDMANLKSKTYSDLLISEKNNRTFHNQDQMYRINLIRYLINSFVQAPTKLFMREFSKKIDSVITHKIFGYLFLIFILFLIFQSIFFIAEYPMEWIESAFIKIQSWLQDTLPQGALSDLLVNGIVSGLSGVFIFIPQIALLFLFVGILEDTGYMARAGFIMDKIMRRFGLNGRSVIPLISGTACAVPSIMATRSISNFKERLITVFIIPLVSCSARLPVYILIVSLLYPNDSDQGFFHSKGLVLLLLYLIGFTATFLTAFFLNKLIPNKESSVFIMELPIYRFPHIKNLLFLVYNKVKVFVFEAGKIIMAISIILWFLSSYGYSEKFRQTDLALTKALAINQTDSLTYLQAQKLEHSFVGSIGRKIEPLIKPMGFDWKIGIALITSFAAREVFVGSMATIYSAGNEGSIRDKLMNETDSSGKKIYTPAVCWSLLLFYSFALQCMSTIAIVKRETKSWKWTGIQFLYMSALAYFSALIAYQLLS, encoded by the coding sequence ATTCCATTACAAGTTTTATTAGCCGGTAATCCAAATGCCGGCAAATCTAGTTTATTTAATGCATTAACCGGCTTATCTCAAAAAACCGGTAATTATGCCGGAGTAACTGTTGATAAATACGAAGGCTTTTTTAGAATTAATCATCAAGATAAAAACTATTCGGTTAACCTAATTGATTTACCCGGTATTTATAGTTTAAATCCAAAAACTATTGATGAGCATGTTGCATTTGATAATTTAGTTTCTGAAAAAAATAAACCGGATGTGGTGGTAGTGGTGGTGGATGCGGGAAATTTGAAAAGAAATTTATTGCTGGCTACTCAGGTAATTGATTTAAAATATAAAACAGTTGTTGTTTTGAATATGATGGATGAGGCGGAAAAACAAAACATCAGCATCAATATAAACGGTCTTCAAGAAAAACTAGGCGTACCTGTTGTGGCAGTGAATTCAAGAACCGGGGAAGGAATTGAAGGCGTTAAAACAGCGATTCTAAATGCCACTGTAAGCCATAGTCACTTTTATGATATGGCTAACCTAAAATCAAAAACCTATTCTGATTTATTAATCAGTGAAAAGAACAACAGAACTTTTCATAACCAAGATCAGATGTACCGAATAAATTTAATCCGATACTTAATAAACTCATTCGTGCAGGCACCAACAAAATTGTTCATGCGTGAGTTTTCGAAAAAAATCGATAGCGTAATTACACATAAAATTTTTGGTTATCTTTTTTTAATTTTTATACTCTTCTTAATTTTTCAATCCATCTTTTTCATTGCGGAATATCCCATGGAATGGATTGAAAGCGCTTTTATTAAAATTCAATCTTGGCTTCAGGATACCCTGCCGCAAGGTGCTTTAAGTGATTTATTGGTAAATGGAATCGTTTCCGGATTAAGCGGAGTATTCATCTTTATCCCTCAAATTGCCCTGTTGTTTTTATTCGTAGGTATTTTAGAAGATACCGGTTATATGGCTCGGGCCGGTTTTATCATGGATAAAATTATGAGAAGATTTGGTTTAAACGGGCGTTCGGTTATCCCATTAATTAGTGGTACAGCCTGCGCAGTTCCATCCATCATGGCCACTCGTTCTATCAGTAATTTTAAAGAACGATTAATTACGGTTTTCATTATCCCGTTAGTGAGTTGTTCTGCTCGCCTACCGGTTTATATTTTAATCGTATCCCTATTGTATCCCAACGACTCCGATCAAGGCTTCTTTCATTCCAAAGGACTTGTTCTTCTTTTACTTTATTTAATTGGTTTTACCGCCACCTTTTTAACCGCATTTTTTCTTAATAAATTAATTCCGAATAAAGAATCTTCTGTATTTATTATGGAGTTGCCGATTTACCGCTTTCCACATATCAAAAATCTCCTTTTCCTCGTTTACAATAAAGTGAAAGTATTTGTTTTTGAGGCCGGTAAAATAATTATGGCCATTTCGATCATATTGTGGTTTTTAAGTTCATATGGGTATAGCGAAAAATTCAGACAAACAGACTTGGCCTTAACAAAAGCCCTAGCCATAAATCAAACGGATTCCCTCACTTATCTACAAGCTCAAAAACTCGAACATTCCTTTGTAGGTTCTATTGGTAGAAAAATAGAACCTCTCATTAAACCCATGGGCTTTGATTGGAAAATTGGCATTGCCTTAATTACTTCTTTTGCCGCCCGTGAAGTATTTGTAGGTAGTATGGCCACTATTTATAGCGCAGGGAACGAAGGTAGCATCCGAGATAAACTAATGAATGAAACCGACAGCAGCGGCAAAAAAATATATACGCCGGCAGTTTGTTGGTCCTTATTACTTTTTTACTCCTTTGCCTTGCAGTGTATGAGTACTATAGCTATTGTTAAAAGAGAAACCAAGAGCTGGAAATGGACCGGCATTCAGTTTTTATATATGAGCGCATTAGCCTATTTTTCGGCCTTAATCGCTTATCAGCTGCTTTCTTAA
- a CDS encoding tetratricopeptide repeat protein yields the protein MTFALGKAQKTAAYFDKDAQYKLGIDLFDKKLYTNAQKEFNEYIQKNKNGIQKTDAVFYAAACGIELFNKDGEWLMRQFIEKNPESLKINSAWFYLGKSSFRRKKYKETIENMEKVDIYSVDKDQLAELYFKRGYSYMVLDNNSKAKVDFAEIKDVDNKYQHPALYYFSHLAYEEKNYEIALVGFKKLIGNQTFGTVVPYYITQIYFSEGKFEQVVAEGPDLLRDSNHVQRSRDINRMIGESHFNLKNYSAALPFLKKTDLGYSPTGNYAIGYCYYKTGDYKNAVRHLYEATEKNDSLSQNAWYHMADCYIQLKDKIKAKNAYYKAYQNNYNHLITEDALFSYAKLSYELDFSPYNDAVRSFSRYLKEYPGSPRKNECYNYLINVYSTTRNYSQAIKSIESMDKVDPILNVTYQKLIYFNGVEYFNNGDLNNAEKEFKKSLQHKADLKFSALSQYWLGEISYLRKDYSTAIESWKTFQLMEGAVQLKEYELSNYALGYAYFLRKNKDDYTNAHVSFRKFLMTNNTLDEKKVNDAHTRIADSYFMNTDYFQASDYYKKTIDAGKVDVDYALFQKGLCDGLQRKYESKITELKKIETGFPASHYLSAALNEIADTYLQNLKENENAILYYNKILKNYPNSSFTRNCYAQLGNIYYAKKEDDQAFEYFDKFVKLDAKSDEAKEILETIKKIFTEKGQIDEMEKYFANMGNPLSENQIEKAAYASAYDAFYNQKNCDLALPKWESYIQRFPNGKYITEAHFVVAECNYGKNNYESALNGYLHVINKPRGLYSEVALSKASYIYNKDKNYKEALPLFIQLQEVAETPSNKSAGKFGAMRAAFYLNEYETALTECTKVLNTEKLTPQQNSEAVYIKARSLYETNRLDDAAMEFKSIVKTAKNLKGAESYYYLAKISYSKQDYKDVVKQVNKLIGYEYTNDEWNNKAMLLLADAYMANNEFADAQVVLESIIEGKVKQEYVDEANKKLEELKAKTRKNEEPLENKSMNIEFEQSQKDKDVQNQVIPPTNVVPENTNPEEPK from the coding sequence TTGACTTTTGCCCTTGGCAAAGCACAAAAAACAGCCGCGTACTTTGATAAAGATGCTCAATACAAGCTGGGAATTGATCTTTTTGATAAAAAGTTGTACACCAATGCCCAAAAAGAATTTAATGAATACATTCAAAAAAATAAAAACGGAATTCAAAAAACCGATGCTGTTTTTTACGCGGCAGCATGTGGCATAGAATTGTTTAATAAAGACGGTGAATGGCTAATGCGGCAATTCATAGAAAAAAATCCGGAAAGTCTAAAAATCAATAGCGCTTGGTTTTATTTAGGAAAATCATCATTCAGACGAAAAAAATACAAGGAAACCATTGAGAATATGGAAAAGGTTGATATTTATTCCGTAGATAAAGATCAACTGGCCGAATTATATTTTAAAAGAGGATATAGTTACATGGTACTTGACAATAACAGTAAAGCGAAAGTTGACTTTGCCGAAATAAAAGATGTAGACAATAAATACCAACACCCTGCTTTATATTATTTTTCACATTTGGCCTACGAAGAAAAAAATTATGAAATTGCTTTGGTAGGTTTTAAAAAATTAATTGGCAATCAAACTTTTGGCACAGTGGTACCATACTACATTACGCAAATTTATTTTAGCGAAGGTAAATTTGAACAAGTTGTGGCCGAGGGTCCGGATTTATTGAGAGATAGTAATCACGTGCAACGCTCGCGTGATATTAATCGAATGATTGGCGAGAGTCATTTTAATTTAAAAAATTACAGCGCAGCTTTACCTTTTTTGAAAAAAACAGATTTAGGCTATAGTCCAACCGGGAATTATGCCATAGGGTATTGTTATTATAAAACCGGTGATTATAAAAATGCAGTAAGGCATTTATATGAAGCCACTGAAAAAAATGATTCATTATCGCAAAATGCCTGGTATCATATGGCCGATTGTTATATTCAACTTAAAGATAAAATAAAAGCCAAAAACGCCTATTACAAAGCTTATCAAAATAATTACAATCATCTCATTACCGAAGATGCGCTTTTTAGTTATGCTAAATTAAGTTATGAATTGGATTTTAGCCCGTACAACGATGCGGTAAGAAGTTTTAGTAGGTATTTAAAAGAATACCCCGGCTCACCCAGAAAAAATGAATGTTATAATTATCTAATTAATGTGTATTCAACCACTCGCAATTACAGCCAGGCTATCAAAAGCATAGAGAGCATGGATAAAGTTGATCCTATTTTAAATGTAACTTATCAAAAATTAATTTACTTCAATGGTGTTGAGTATTTTAATAATGGCGACTTGAACAACGCAGAAAAAGAATTTAAAAAATCATTGCAACACAAAGCAGATTTGAAATTTAGCGCTTTAAGTCAATATTGGCTGGGTGAAATTTCTTATTTGCGGAAAGATTACTCTACAGCTATTGAAAGTTGGAAAACTTTTCAGTTGATGGAAGGCGCGGTGCAATTGAAAGAATATGAATTAAGTAATTACGCATTAGGATATGCCTATTTTTTAAGAAAAAACAAAGACGACTATACCAACGCACATGTATCTTTCCGGAAATTCTTGATGACGAATAATACCCTAGATGAGAAAAAAGTGAATGATGCACATACCCGAATAGCCGATAGCTATTTTATGAATACCGATTATTTTCAGGCTTCCGATTATTACAAAAAAACAATTGATGCAGGAAAAGTGGATGTAGATTATGCCTTATTTCAAAAAGGATTGTGTGATGGTTTACAACGTAAATATGAAAGTAAAATAACAGAACTTAAGAAAATTGAAACCGGTTTTCCGGCTTCCCATTATTTAAGTGCAGCTTTAAATGAAATTGCAGATACCTACCTCCAAAATTTGAAAGAAAATGAAAACGCGATTTTATATTACAACAAAATTTTAAAAAATTACCCTAATTCTTCTTTCACCCGTAATTGCTATGCTCAATTGGGCAATATTTATTATGCCAAAAAAGAAGACGATCAGGCATTTGAGTATTTCGACAAATTTGTGAAACTAGATGCAAAAAGCGATGAAGCCAAAGAAATTTTAGAAACCATCAAAAAAATATTTACTGAAAAAGGGCAGATTGATGAAATGGAAAAATACTTTGCCAACATGGGTAATCCCCTTTCAGAAAACCAGATTGAAAAAGCCGCATATGCTTCGGCCTATGATGCATTTTACAATCAAAAAAATTGTGATTTGGCATTACCAAAATGGGAATCATATATTCAGCGCTTTCCAAATGGCAAATACATTACAGAAGCCCATTTTGTTGTAGCAGAATGTAATTACGGTAAAAACAATTATGAAAGTGCTCTTAACGGGTATTTACATGTAATTAATAAACCCCGAGGATTGTACAGTGAGGTAGCTTTATCAAAAGCTTCATATATCTATAACAAAGACAAAAATTACAAAGAAGCCTTGCCGTTATTTATACAATTGCAAGAAGTTGCTGAAACTCCTTCCAATAAAAGTGCCGGCAAATTTGGTGCCATGCGCGCCGCTTTTTATTTAAATGAATATGAAACAGCATTAACGGAATGCACCAAAGTATTAAACACCGAAAAATTAACTCCTCAACAAAATAGTGAAGCCGTATACATTAAAGCCAGGTCATTATATGAAACCAACAGGCTGGATGACGCAGCCATGGAATTTAAATCAATAGTAAAAACGGCTAAAAACCTAAAAGGAGCTGAAAGCTATTATTACCTGGCAAAAATAAGTTATAGCAAACAGGATTACAAAGATGTGGTGAAGCAGGTTAATAAATTGATTGGTTACGAATACACCAATGATGAATGGAATAATAAAGCCATGTTGTTATTAGCAGATGCTTATATGGCCAATAATGAATTTGCAGATGCGCAAGTAGTTTTAGAAAGTATCATAGAAGGAAAAGTAAAACAAGAGTATGTGGATGAAGCCAATAAAAAATTGGAAGAATTAAAAGCCAAGACTCGAAAAAATGAAGAACCTCTCGAAAACAAAAGTATGAATATTGAATTTGAACAATCGCAAAAAGATAAAGATGTTCAAAATCAAGTAATTCCTCCAACAAATGTAGTGCCGGAAAATACTAATCCTGAAGAGCCTAAATGA
- a CDS encoding ferrous iron transport protein A → MKSLIELKSGESGIVQEISDVEIAIKLIELGCIPGELITVSKIAPLGCPIAIQLGSDELSLRKEEAITILVEPI, encoded by the coding sequence ATGAAGTCTTTAATTGAATTAAAAAGTGGCGAGTCGGGCATTGTTCAAGAAATAAGTGATGTTGAAATAGCCATTAAGTTAATTGAATTGGGTTGTATTCCCGGAGAATTGATTACTGTAAGTAAAATTGCTCCGCTCGGGTGCCCAATAGCTATTCAATTGGGTTCCGATGAATTAAGTTTAAGAAAAGAAGAAGCTATAACTATTCTAGTTGAACCCATTTAA